In one window of Aceticella autotrophica DNA:
- the cbiB gene encoding adenosylcobinamide-phosphate synthase CbiB: MEVIAAYILDVLIGDPQGYPHPVRIIGKLITFLYNRLQKFAVDSKKEKIAGIFLCGFTVCISFFTVLLALYTAGLINPILRIVLSIILIYTCFATKDLQRAGLEVYKELKTGNLDNARKKLSFIVSRNTENLDVEGVSRGAVETVAESISDGIIAPMFYAFIGGAPLVIAYKAASTLDSMVGYKEEKYANIGYASAKLDDILNFIPARITGILIVIAAFLTGYDFKESFRILMRDRLKHESPNSAHGEAAVAGALNIKLGGLNYYFGKPKIKPTIGDGKYKITPEHIMGSLKLMYVSSILGLVVFFIVKQMIFRGGILR, translated from the coding sequence ATGGAGGTAATAGCGGCATATATACTTGACGTATTAATTGGGGATCCGCAGGGATATCCACATCCTGTAAGGATTATTGGTAAACTGATTACATTCCTTTATAACAGGTTGCAGAAATTTGCTGTTGATAGTAAAAAAGAGAAGATTGCAGGAATTTTTCTATGTGGATTTACCGTATGTATTTCATTTTTTACGGTTTTATTGGCTTTATATACGGCTGGATTAATAAATCCTATTTTGCGTATAGTTTTAAGTATAATATTGATATATACATGTTTTGCAACAAAGGACCTTCAGAGGGCGGGACTTGAGGTTTATAAGGAGCTTAAAACCGGAAATCTCGATAATGCAAGGAAAAAGCTTTCATTTATTGTAAGCCGTAATACAGAAAACCTCGATGTAGAAGGTGTTTCAAGAGGTGCTGTTGAAACTGTTGCTGAAAGTATTTCTGATGGAATAATTGCACCGATGTTTTATGCATTTATTGGCGGCGCACCTTTAGTTATAGCATATAAAGCAGCAAGTACCTTAGATTCAATGGTGGGATACAAAGAAGAAAAATATGCGAATATAGGATATGCATCAGCAAAACTTGATGATATACTAAATTTTATTCCTGCCAGAATAACAGGAATTTTGATTGTTATTGCTGCTTTTCTAACAGGATACGACTTTAAAGAAAGTTTCAGAATATTAATGAGAGACAGGCTAAAACATGAAAGCCCTAACAGTGCCCATGGAGAAGCGGCGGTAGCCGGAGCTTTGAACATCAAACTTGGAGGACTTAATTATTACTTTGGAAAACCTAAAATCAAACCGACAATAGGTGATGGCAAGTATAAGATAACGCCGGAACATATCATGGGCAGCTTAAAGCTTATGTATGTATCATCAATTTTAGGACTTGTTGTATTTTTTATAGTTAAACAAATGATTTTTCGAGGAGGTATATTAAGATGA
- a CDS encoding AIR synthase related protein — translation MIERYRDVIIIYEDKNAYVVSCDSTGSIGNKPNDRIKVDEEIVGRSSVRVALSEALSVGAKPVIISDTLSNEMSPTGEKIIKGIKDELDENGFFNVLLTGSTEENFETSMTAVGITVVAKAKKEDLKIKKVLSGMDIALMGYPHVGLEVLTSDDVLTLKDYMSICDCCEIVEAVPVGSKGINYELKVLEEITGLKVKNQYQESLDVYKSGGPSTCCIVVYKKINTHDIANLLYNKPFTYIGFFE, via the coding sequence ATGATCGAAAGATATAGAGATGTCATTATAATATATGAAGATAAAAATGCCTATGTCGTATCCTGTGACAGTACCGGTTCAATCGGTAATAAACCTAATGATAGAATAAAGGTTGATGAAGAAATAGTCGGCAGGTCATCAGTAAGGGTTGCATTATCTGAAGCTCTTTCCGTTGGAGCGAAACCTGTAATTATTTCAGATACCCTTTCAAATGAAATGAGTCCTACAGGTGAAAAAATTATAAAGGGTATAAAGGATGAACTTGATGAAAATGGGTTTTTTAATGTTTTGCTTACCGGAAGCACAGAGGAAAATTTTGAAACATCAATGACGGCTGTTGGTATTACAGTAGTGGCAAAAGCGAAGAAGGAAGATTTGAAGATAAAAAAAGTCTTAAGTGGCATGGATATTGCTTTGATGGGCTATCCACATGTAGGTTTGGAGGTTCTTACATCAGATGATGTACTTACACTTAAAGATTATATGAGTATATGTGACTGCTGTGAGATTGTTGAAGCAGTACCTGTTGGTTCAAAAGGAATCAATTATGAATTAAAAGTTCTTGAAGAAATTACAGGGCTAAAAGTCAAAAATCAGTATCAAGAAAGCCTCGATGTATATAAATCAGGCGGGCCATCAACATGTTGTATTGTTGTATATAAAAAGATAAATACCCATGATATTGCAAATTTACTTTATAATAAGCCATTTACATATATTGGGTTTTTCGAGTAA
- a CDS encoding cobyric acid synthase, with the protein MTLKIMVQGTASSVGKSLLVTALCRIFKQDGYSVAPFKSQNMALNSFITEEGLEMGRAQVAQAEAAGLKPMVLMNPVLLKPSSDKNCQVILRGKVHSNMSAQEYQNFKPELLNMIKEDFKELSKNHDIIVIEGAGSPAEINLRERDVVNMGMAEIVNAPVILVGDIDRGGVFASIAGTLLLLKEDEKKRIEGIIINKFRGDIEILKPGIVMLEDIIHKKVLGVIPYTDIRIDEEDGATERFYKNANNGSIDIAVVNLPHISNFTDFDPFERIPDVKLRYINKGDSIGECDVLIIPGTKNTIGDLKALKQYGLFDEIQALRKKGTFIIGICGGYQMLGKTILDPYMIESSVKETEGLGLLDIKTVIEKEKMTTRLRAKIKGNLPKIMKPFEGLDISGYEIHMGETSILSDKPFCTIYERNGVKLEIEDGCESNDGRIFGTYIHGIFENNNFTKAFINMVRKEKGLSAIDEILDYKAYKEREYDALADIVRENTDIKKIYEIMKGYQD; encoded by the coding sequence ATGACGCTAAAGATTATGGTACAGGGTACTGCATCATCTGTTGGGAAAAGTCTATTGGTTACAGCACTATGCCGCATATTTAAACAGGACGGATATTCAGTTGCACCATTTAAATCTCAAAATATGGCTTTAAATTCCTTTATTACAGAAGAAGGTTTAGAGATGGGAAGAGCTCAGGTGGCACAGGCGGAGGCAGCAGGATTAAAACCGATGGTTCTTATGAACCCTGTATTACTCAAACCGAGTTCAGATAAAAATTGTCAGGTAATATTAAGAGGTAAGGTTCACAGTAATATGTCGGCACAGGAATATCAGAATTTCAAGCCGGAACTTCTTAATATGATAAAAGAGGATTTTAAAGAACTGAGTAAGAACCATGATATTATTGTTATAGAAGGTGCAGGGAGTCCTGCGGAAATAAATCTGCGGGAAAGAGATGTTGTAAATATGGGGATGGCTGAGATTGTCAATGCACCGGTTATTCTTGTAGGAGATATAGATAGAGGAGGGGTTTTTGCATCTATTGCAGGTACACTTCTTTTGTTAAAGGAAGATGAAAAAAAACGTATTGAAGGGATAATAATCAATAAGTTCAGAGGAGATATTGAGATTTTAAAACCGGGTATTGTTATGCTTGAAGATATAATACACAAAAAGGTGCTGGGAGTTATTCCATATACTGATATAAGAATTGATGAAGAGGATGGAGCAACTGAAAGATTTTATAAAAATGCTAATAATGGTTCTATTGATATAGCGGTTGTAAATCTTCCACATATATCTAATTTTACTGATTTTGACCCGTTTGAAAGAATTCCTGATGTGAAATTAAGGTATATAAATAAAGGCGATAGTATAGGGGAATGTGATGTCTTGATAATTCCGGGCACAAAAAATACCATTGGGGATTTAAAAGCTTTAAAGCAGTATGGGCTTTTTGATGAAATACAGGCATTAAGAAAGAAGGGCACATTTATTATAGGTATATGTGGCGGCTATCAGATGCTTGGCAAGACTATACTTGACCCATATATGATTGAGAGTTCTGTAAAAGAAACAGAAGGATTAGGATTACTTGACATTAAAACAGTTATAGAAAAAGAAAAAATGACGACACGCCTTAGAGCTAAAATAAAGGGTAATCTGCCGAAAATCATGAAACCTTTTGAAGGACTTGATATTAGCGGATATGAAATTCACATGGGGGAAACGTCTATTCTAAGTGATAAGCCTTTCTGTACAATATATGAGAGAAATGGTGTAAAACTGGAAATAGAAGATGGGTGTGAAAGTAATGACGGCAGGATATTTGGAACATATATTCATGGGATTTTTGAAAATAATAATTTTACTAAAGCATTTATAAATATGGTCAGAAAAGAGAAAGGGCTTTCAGCAATAGATGAAATTTTGGATTACAAGGCATATAAGGAAAGAGAGTATGACGCTCTTGCTGATATAGTAAGGGAAAATACAGATATCAAAAAGATATATGAAATAATGAAAGGATATCAGGACTGA
- a CDS encoding ECF transporter S component: MNRDNKVSFKDIKTLTLLAMLIALSAVGALIKIYNTVAFDSLPGYFAALYLGGWYGALVISLGHMLTAVTSGFPLGLPIHLLIAVEMAVCAWLFKFFYKKFNKYIAVLVGTILNGPISILTMVPIFGWGFFAGWVLPLTIASFVNIFLAALLYEVIGSRFYKSR; encoded by the coding sequence ATGAATAGAGATAATAAGGTATCATTTAAAGATATAAAGACCTTAACACTTCTTGCGATGCTTATAGCATTAAGTGCTGTCGGAGCACTTATTAAGATATATAATACCGTTGCCTTTGATTCACTGCCCGGATATTTTGCTGCATTATATCTTGGGGGATGGTATGGGGCATTGGTAATCTCCCTTGGACATATGCTTACAGCTGTAACATCCGGATTTCCTCTTGGATTGCCGATACATCTTTTGATTGCTGTAGAGATGGCGGTTTGTGCATGGCTGTTTAAATTTTTCTACAAAAAATTTAATAAATATATTGCGGTGCTTGTCGGAACAATTTTAAACGGACCTATTTCGATACTAACCATGGTTCCTATTTTTGGATGGGGATTTTTTGCAGGATGGGTATTGCCTCTTACAATTGCTTCATTCGTAAATATATTTTTGGCAGCATTGCTTTATGAAGTAATTGGTTCAAGGTTCTATAAATCGAGGTAA